The Thalassotalea psychrophila genome window below encodes:
- a CDS encoding acyl-CoA dehydrogenase C-terminal domain-containing protein, producing the protein MPEYKAPIRDTKFVMQELLNCDEHYQRLGYEDASIEMVDAIISEAAKFNEQVIAPINQIGDQQGCTWTDGKVTTADGFKEAYQQYVEGGWPTLSQPIKFGGQGLPHSLNTAIGEYTSAANHSFAMYPGLSHGCMATLEAHGSELLQKMFLPKLVEGTWTGTMCLTEAHCGTDLGLLRTKAELNEDGTYRLNGSKIFISAGEHDLSDNIVHVVIARIPGSPEGTRGISLFIVPKFSVNEDGTLSDQNGVTCGSIEHKMGINGSATCVINFDNATGHLIGDVNRGLNCMFTFMNAARLGVANEGVAHADAAFQGSLAYAKDRLQMRSMSGPKNPDGPADPIIVHPDVRRMLLTQKSISEGGRALIGYLAQLVDIVHVSKDETEIAKAEANLALLTPIGKAFLTELGLECAGHGVQIFGGHGYVQEWGMEQLMRDAKISCLYEGTTGIQALDLLGRKILGSKGELLKGFATEIGTFCHLNSQNPDLTSYCITLGKYTEELAKHTQDIGVKAMQNPDEVGAASVDYLMYAGYVTLAYFWVKMAKVAQQKLAEGTDETNFYQAKLKTAKFYFDRILPRAKGHAACMVNGGESMMTLDSEDFIF; encoded by the coding sequence ATGCCAGAATATAAAGCACCAATTCGTGACACAAAATTTGTCATGCAAGAATTATTAAACTGTGATGAACATTACCAACGTCTAGGATATGAAGATGCCAGTATAGAAATGGTTGATGCCATTATCAGTGAAGCGGCAAAATTTAATGAGCAAGTAATTGCTCCTATTAACCAAATTGGTGACCAGCAAGGGTGTACTTGGACTGATGGAAAAGTTACCACAGCGGATGGTTTTAAAGAAGCATATCAACAGTACGTAGAAGGTGGTTGGCCGACCCTATCTCAACCTATAAAGTTTGGCGGGCAAGGATTACCTCACTCTTTAAACACTGCTATCGGCGAATATACCTCTGCAGCAAATCATAGTTTTGCTATGTATCCAGGGTTAAGTCATGGCTGTATGGCGACACTGGAAGCCCATGGTAGTGAACTACTCCAAAAAATGTTTCTTCCTAAGTTGGTTGAAGGCACTTGGACCGGAACTATGTGTTTAACTGAGGCACATTGTGGCACTGATTTAGGATTATTACGCACTAAAGCTGAATTAAATGAAGACGGCACTTACCGTTTAAATGGCAGCAAGATTTTTATCTCCGCCGGTGAGCATGACTTATCAGACAATATTGTTCATGTGGTTATCGCTCGCATACCAGGTTCTCCAGAAGGTACTCGTGGTATTTCTCTATTTATAGTGCCTAAGTTTAGCGTTAATGAAGATGGTACTTTGAGTGATCAAAACGGCGTTACTTGTGGTTCAATTGAACATAAGATGGGTATAAACGGCAGCGCAACTTGTGTCATTAATTTTGATAATGCTACTGGCCATTTAATTGGTGATGTTAATCGTGGTTTAAACTGCATGTTTACTTTCATGAATGCTGCAAGATTAGGTGTTGCAAACGAAGGTGTCGCCCATGCAGATGCTGCTTTTCAAGGTTCATTGGCTTATGCCAAAGATCGCTTACAAATGCGATCTATGTCTGGACCTAAAAATCCAGATGGCCCTGCAGATCCAATCATTGTTCACCCTGATGTGCGTCGTATGTTACTTACCCAAAAGTCGATCAGCGAGGGTGGCCGAGCATTAATAGGTTATTTAGCGCAATTGGTGGATATTGTTCATGTCAGCAAAGATGAAACAGAAATAGCAAAGGCTGAAGCTAACTTGGCGCTATTAACCCCAATAGGTAAAGCGTTTCTAACCGAGCTAGGGTTAGAATGTGCAGGCCATGGTGTACAAATTTTTGGTGGTCATGGTTATGTTCAAGAATGGGGCATGGAACAATTGATGCGTGACGCTAAAATTAGCTGTTTATATGAAGGCACAACAGGTATTCAAGCGCTTGACCTTTTAGGTCGTAAAATATTAGGTTCAAAAGGCGAATTATTAAAAGGTTTTGCCACTGAAATTGGCACATTCTGTCATCTGAATAGCCAAAATCCAGATTTAACAAGCTATTGTATTACCCTCGGCAAATATACCGAAGAATTAGCAAAACACACTCAAGATATTGGCGTAAAAGCGATGCAAAACCCTGATGAAGTAGGTGCAGCTTCGGTTGATTACTTAATGTATGCGGGGTATGTAACTTTAGCTTATTTCTGGGTAAAAATGGCAAAAGTGGCTCAACAAAAACTTGCCGAAGGAACTGATGAAACAAACTTTTATCAGGCAAAACTTAAAACAGCTAAATTTTATTTTGATCGTATATTACCCAGAGCTAAAGGTCATGCCGCTTGTATGGTAAATGGCGGCGAAAGTATGATGACATTGGATAGTGAAGATTTTATTTTTTAA
- a CDS encoding CidA/LrgA family protein produces MDFILGFVLLLIFQLLGEMVVILFELPVSGPVVGIVLLLTALIIKGSVGKSLNTASTTLLGHLSIMFVPVSVGLMAHYELLVNEWLPITATLILSTIIMLASTALIMAFTSKFLVKETKHDV; encoded by the coding sequence GTGGATTTTATTTTAGGTTTCGTCCTGCTGTTAATATTTCAGCTATTGGGTGAAATGGTAGTTATTTTATTTGAATTACCAGTTTCAGGACCTGTCGTTGGTATAGTTCTGTTACTGACCGCTCTCATTATAAAAGGCAGTGTTGGTAAATCATTAAATACAGCGTCAACGACTCTGTTGGGGCACCTGTCAATAATGTTTGTCCCGGTCAGTGTTGGTTTGATGGCTCATTATGAATTGTTGGTGAATGAATGGTTACCAATTACTGCTACTCTGATTTTAAGTACCATTATTATGTTGGCGAGCACAGCGTTAATCATGGCTTTTACAAGTAAATTCTTGGTAAAAGAGACAAAACATGACGTTTAA
- a CDS encoding LrgB family protein encodes MTFNEKLSAIWLMIQASPLTGIILTLLAYVLAMYLYKKSNYKPILSPFITCMVVVVSVLLITGISYQDYFAGGKFIHFLLGPATVALAVPLYHQLHRIKQLLIPILITLIASVFIGALSAIGIADLFGASLATQISLAPKSVTTPVAMGISEQIGGIVSLSAGLAATTGVLGGVIGLKIFSLVGVKDDRFRGFAMGLTSHGLGTAVAFKESNTMGAFSGLGMALASFTTAFMLPWLLSFLAII; translated from the coding sequence ATGACGTTTAACGAAAAACTTTCAGCTATCTGGCTAATGATCCAAGCGTCACCATTAACAGGGATTATTTTGACATTGTTGGCCTATGTATTAGCCATGTATTTGTATAAAAAGTCGAACTACAAACCTATTTTAAGCCCTTTTATTACCTGTATGGTCGTAGTAGTCAGTGTGCTATTAATTACCGGAATTAGTTATCAGGATTATTTTGCTGGCGGAAAATTCATCCATTTTTTACTTGGGCCTGCAACTGTTGCATTAGCTGTTCCTTTGTATCACCAACTACATCGAATTAAACAGTTGTTAATTCCTATTTTGATTACCTTAATCGCTTCAGTGTTTATTGGTGCGTTAAGCGCTATTGGTATTGCAGACTTATTTGGAGCGAGCCTCGCAACTCAAATATCCTTAGCGCCTAAATCAGTGACTACTCCGGTTGCTATGGGGATATCTGAACAAATCGGTGGCATAGTTTCTTTGTCTGCTGGCTTAGCGGCTACCACAGGAGTTTTGGGTGGAGTTATTGGCTTAAAGATATTCTCATTAGTAGGAGTTAAAGACGATCGCTTTAGAGGGTTTGCTATGGGCTTAACCTCACATGGGTTAGGTACCGCAGTTGCCTTTAAAGAAAGTAATACTATGGGAGCCTTCTCTGGCTTAGGAATGGCCTTAGCTTCATTTACTACTGCATTTATGCTGCCTTGGTTGCTGAGCTTTTTGGCAATTATATAA
- the xdhA gene encoding xanthine dehydrogenase small subunit, which translates to MTNSTVRFLLNNDVVTIENIDPNLTVLQYLREIEFNTGTKEGCASGDCGACTVVLAELDRENADQLNYISINSCITFVGNLHGKQLITVEDLKDGAKLHHAQQTLVDNHGTQCGFCTPGFVMSSFALHKHNKKPTRAQVLEALAGNLCRCTGYRSIIEAAITSSEGVEEDSFAKHYQETVTTLTDLQKLPAPTLTGNGHNFIAPKNIDELAYELKSEPSSTLVAGGTDLALSVTQNLATIDKLVYVGNVEELTTIQETETEIIIGSALPYSKFIDTLHHYYPDLGDMIERIGSKQVRNNGTLGGNIGNASPIGDMPPALIALGATMTLHVNGVERTILVEDYFVDYKKTVLKPSEFIKSVQIPKPIAGQTLKLYKISKRIDDDISAVLAAIFIEQQGQVITNIRMAFGGMAAIPKRAPAAEAVLQGNTFTKDSVVQAKAALATDFQPMSDVRASDKYRMRVAQNLIEKCYLELQSKVIETRVVNYA; encoded by the coding sequence ATGACAAATAGTACAGTTCGTTTTTTATTAAACAATGACGTTGTGACCATAGAAAACATCGACCCAAATTTAACGGTCCTGCAATATTTACGCGAAATAGAATTTAATACTGGCACCAAAGAAGGTTGCGCTTCAGGTGATTGTGGTGCTTGTACCGTAGTACTTGCGGAGTTAGACAGAGAAAATGCCGATCAACTTAATTATATTTCAATTAACTCGTGTATTACCTTTGTTGGTAACTTACATGGTAAACAATTGATCACTGTTGAAGATTTGAAAGATGGGGCTAAGTTACATCACGCCCAACAAACACTAGTTGATAACCACGGTACACAATGTGGTTTCTGTACACCAGGTTTTGTTATGTCGTCTTTTGCTTTACACAAGCATAATAAAAAGCCAACTCGTGCACAGGTGCTTGAAGCTCTAGCGGGTAACTTATGTCGCTGTACAGGTTATCGTTCGATTATTGAAGCCGCGATCACTTCAAGTGAAGGTGTTGAAGAAGATTCTTTTGCCAAGCATTACCAAGAAACAGTTACAACGCTTACTGACCTACAAAAATTACCTGCTCCTACATTAACCGGCAATGGTCATAATTTTATTGCACCCAAAAATATCGATGAATTAGCTTACGAGTTAAAAAGTGAGCCTAGCTCAACTCTAGTTGCGGGCGGTACCGATTTAGCACTTTCAGTTACACAAAACTTAGCAACCATAGATAAACTTGTTTATGTTGGTAACGTTGAAGAATTAACAACTATTCAAGAAACAGAAACCGAAATCATTATCGGCTCAGCTCTTCCATACAGTAAATTTATTGATACTTTGCATCATTACTACCCTGACTTAGGTGACATGATTGAGCGCATTGGTTCAAAACAGGTTCGCAACAATGGTACCTTAGGTGGCAACATTGGCAACGCATCTCCTATTGGTGACATGCCACCAGCGCTTATTGCCCTTGGCGCAACCATGACTTTGCATGTAAATGGTGTTGAACGCACAATTTTAGTAGAAGACTATTTTGTTGACTACAAAAAGACAGTTCTCAAACCTTCAGAGTTTATCAAGTCAGTGCAAATTCCTAAACCAATTGCTGGTCAAACCTTGAAACTCTACAAAATATCTAAACGTATCGATGACGATATCTCTGCCGTACTCGCGGCAATCTTTATTGAGCAACAAGGTCAAGTGATTACTAATATTCGAATGGCTTTTGGTGGCATGGCTGCTATTCCTAAACGGGCTCCTGCAGCTGAAGCTGTTCTACAAGGTAACACCTTTACTAAAGACTCAGTTGTTCAAGCAAAAGCAGCTTTGGCTACCGATTTTCAACCTATGTCTGATGTTCGTGCCTCAGACAAATACCGTATGCGCGTTGCTCAAAACCTAATTGAAAAATGTTATTTAGAGCTGCAAAGCAAAGTGATAGAAACACGAGTGGTAAATTATGCGTAG
- the xdhB gene encoding xanthine dehydrogenase molybdopterin binding subunit, translating into MRSLIDVKKAQTQKIQTNTDKSVVNGQKNVGLGGVGRSKKHESSDKQVAGEAIYVDDRPALRGELHAAVGQSTIAHGNIKSIDLSAVKAAEGVVAVITVEDVPGHTDIGPVFPGDPVLAIGKVEFIGQPIFAVAATSYDLARKAAKLAKIEYQELEAVLTVKDALTKQSFVRPPFTMKRGDSASAIASAQHQLSGEIQVGGQEHMYLEGQVSTAEPTEDGGMSIYTSSQHPSEVQKLVAEVLDIPLNKVLVDMRRMGGGFGGKETQAAPWACIAALLANVTKRPVKFKLGRMDDMIMTGKRHPFENNYTVGFDNEGQIKGINIEVNGNCGYSPDLSDAIVDRAMFHSDNAYFLDQATVTGNRCKLNTVSHTAYRGFGGPQGMMTIEMVMDEIARHLGKDPLEIRKVNLYGHEDRNETHYHQEVEHNNLPEIIATLEQSSDYQARRKAVTEFNENNSILKKGIALTPVKFGISFTVQHLNQAGALVHIYTDGTIHLSHGGSEMGQGLNTKVAQIVAEEFQVDVDTVACSAARTDKVPNSSPTAASSGTDLNGKAAEAAAKTIKQRLIDFACEKYQVKAEQVKFENNNIIVGEQTFSFAEFSQIAYMGRVSLSSTGFYKTPKIHFDRATGKGRPFFYYATGASVSEVLIDTLTGEYKNLRTDILQDVGHSINPAIDIGQIEGAFIQGQGWLTTEELVWNEQGRLLSNNPATYKIPAINDAPEDFRVALVPDAPNREHTIYNSKAVGEPPFMLGMSVWSALKDAVASVSNYKVSPQLDTPATPERVLWAVESVKAQAQD; encoded by the coding sequence ATGCGTAGTCTTATTGATGTAAAAAAAGCCCAAACACAAAAAATACAAACGAACACTGATAAAAGTGTTGTTAATGGACAAAAAAATGTTGGTTTAGGCGGTGTAGGTCGTTCTAAAAAACATGAAAGTTCTGATAAGCAAGTTGCAGGTGAGGCTATTTATGTTGATGACCGTCCTGCATTACGTGGTGAATTACATGCTGCTGTAGGTCAGAGTACTATTGCTCACGGCAACATTAAAAGCATAGATTTATCAGCGGTGAAAGCTGCTGAAGGTGTTGTTGCGGTCATTACCGTTGAAGATGTGCCAGGCCATACAGATATTGGCCCTGTTTTCCCCGGAGACCCAGTACTTGCTATCGGTAAAGTAGAGTTTATCGGCCAGCCAATTTTTGCCGTTGCGGCAACAAGTTACGATCTTGCCCGCAAAGCAGCAAAGCTTGCAAAAATTGAGTATCAAGAGCTTGAAGCAGTATTAACGGTAAAAGATGCGTTAACTAAACAAAGTTTCGTTCGACCACCCTTTACAATGAAACGTGGTGATTCGGCATCGGCTATTGCTTCTGCACAGCATCAATTATCAGGTGAAATCCAAGTTGGTGGTCAAGAACACATGTATCTTGAAGGTCAAGTTTCAACTGCTGAACCAACAGAAGATGGTGGCATGAGTATTTACACTTCATCACAGCATCCAAGTGAAGTACAAAAACTAGTTGCTGAAGTTTTAGATATTCCATTAAACAAAGTGCTGGTTGATATGCGCCGTATGGGTGGTGGTTTCGGTGGTAAAGAAACTCAAGCCGCACCTTGGGCATGTATTGCTGCGTTACTTGCTAACGTTACCAAACGTCCAGTTAAATTTAAATTAGGTCGTATGGACGATATGATCATGACAGGTAAGCGTCATCCATTTGAAAATAACTACACTGTTGGTTTTGACAATGAAGGTCAGATCAAAGGTATCAACATTGAAGTAAATGGTAACTGTGGTTACTCTCCTGATTTATCTGATGCCATAGTTGATCGAGCAATGTTCCATTCAGATAATGCTTATTTCTTAGACCAAGCTACCGTTACTGGTAATCGATGTAAATTAAACACAGTTTCTCACACAGCTTACCGTGGCTTTGGTGGTCCTCAAGGTATGATGACGATTGAAATGGTCATGGACGAAATAGCTCGTCATTTAGGTAAAGACCCGTTAGAAATTAGAAAGGTGAATTTATATGGTCATGAAGACCGTAACGAAACACATTATCATCAAGAAGTTGAACATAATAACTTACCTGAAATCATTGCAACATTAGAGCAAAGTTCTGATTATCAAGCCCGTCGTAAAGCAGTTACTGAATTTAATGAAAACAACAGCATACTGAAAAAAGGCATAGCTTTAACGCCGGTTAAATTTGGTATTTCATTTACTGTTCAACATTTGAACCAAGCCGGGGCGCTTGTTCATATCTATACCGATGGTACGATTCACTTAAGCCATGGTGGTAGTGAAATGGGCCAAGGCTTAAACACTAAAGTTGCGCAAATTGTCGCAGAAGAATTTCAAGTTGACGTTGATACGGTTGCCTGCTCTGCTGCGCGTACTGACAAGGTGCCAAATTCGTCACCAACGGCAGCGTCATCTGGTACCGACTTAAATGGTAAAGCCGCGGAAGCCGCTGCAAAAACCATTAAGCAACGTTTAATAGATTTTGCTTGTGAAAAATACCAAGTAAAAGCTGAACAAGTTAAATTTGAAAATAACAACATCATTGTTGGTGAGCAAACCTTTAGCTTTGCCGAGTTTTCACAAATCGCATATATGGGCCGCGTTTCTTTATCTTCTACTGGTTTCTACAAAACACCTAAGATTCATTTTGATCGCGCAACAGGTAAAGGTCGTCCGTTCTTCTACTACGCAACAGGTGCATCAGTATCTGAAGTATTAATAGATACGCTAACGGGTGAATATAAAAATTTACGTACAGACATACTGCAAGATGTTGGTCATTCAATTAACCCTGCAATTGATATTGGCCAAATTGAAGGTGCTTTCATTCAAGGTCAGGGTTGGTTAACTACTGAAGAGTTAGTTTGGAATGAGCAAGGACGCTTACTTTCAAATAACCCCGCAACGTACAAAATACCTGCAATCAATGATGCGCCAGAAGATTTTCGCGTAGCACTAGTACCAGATGCACCAAACCGTGAACATACTATTTACAACTCAAAAGCTGTTGGTGAACCACCATTTATGCTTGGTATGTCAGTTTGGTCAGCATTAAAAGATGCCGTTGCCAGCGTGTCAAATTATAAAGTAAGCCCACAACTTGATACGCCTGCAACACCTGAGCGAGTGCTTTGGGCGGTTGAATCTGTAAAAGCACAAGCTCAAGATTAA
- the xdhC gene encoding xanthine dehydrogenase accessory protein XdhC encodes MTTKMNWNSASYQLSKQGQAYVLVTLVGVSGSTPRNSGTKMVITADDIFDTIGGGHLEHKTIKHAKAMLAGGKNAQHLEHFQLGSNLGQCCGGNATVLFECFSAVGVNIMLFGAGHVGKALVPILAQLPCQVTWVDSREEQFPSDVETYHNVRKVVAEEPELEVNSMPENSYYIVMTHNHQMDFEISQAILKRSDFSYLGLIASDTKKRRFEQRFKHREIDPVQVARMNCPIGLEQVGGKLPMEVAVSIAGEVIHCYQQANKQKEALQSQHQSIAANDANTKVSKKRPVSQQGIHWQEFKQLLTTEESNS; translated from the coding sequence ATGACTACTAAAATGAACTGGAATAGCGCCTCATATCAATTAAGCAAGCAAGGCCAGGCCTATGTGTTGGTAACATTGGTTGGTGTCTCTGGTTCAACGCCAAGAAACAGTGGTACAAAAATGGTTATCACCGCTGATGACATTTTTGACACCATTGGTGGTGGTCATCTTGAACACAAAACCATAAAACATGCCAAAGCAATGCTCGCTGGTGGTAAAAATGCGCAACACTTAGAACACTTTCAATTAGGCAGTAATTTAGGCCAATGTTGCGGTGGCAACGCCACCGTTTTGTTTGAATGTTTTTCAGCGGTTGGCGTGAATATTATGCTTTTTGGTGCAGGTCATGTTGGTAAAGCTTTAGTGCCAATTTTGGCGCAATTACCTTGCCAAGTGACCTGGGTTGATAGTCGCGAAGAACAATTTCCGAGTGATGTAGAAACTTATCATAACGTTCGCAAAGTGGTTGCTGAAGAGCCTGAACTTGAAGTGAACAGTATGCCAGAAAACAGCTACTACATTGTGATGACTCATAATCATCAAATGGACTTTGAAATTTCTCAGGCAATTTTAAAGCGCAGCGACTTTTCTTACTTAGGCTTAATTGCTTCTGACACCAAAAAACGTCGTTTTGAACAACGCTTTAAACACCGTGAAATCGACCCTGTGCAAGTGGCACGTATGAACTGTCCTATTGGTCTTGAGCAAGTAGGTGGCAAGCTGCCAATGGAAGTTGCTGTATCGATTGCAGGTGAGGTTATCCACTGCTATCAACAAGCAAATAAACAAAAAGAAGCGCTGCAAAGCCAGCATCAATCTATCGCTGCCAATGATGCAAATACGAAAGTATCAAAAAAACGTCCTGTTTCGCAACAGGGTATTCATTGGCAAGAATTCAAGCAGCTTTTGACTACCGAAGAGTCAAATAGTTAG